The DNA window ATTTAGAATACGGTTAAGTAAAAAGATAATTTtagtgatcatgtatacctaaTTTTTAAAGTTTAGATCCGCCACTGCAACCAAATCCTCAAGAAATAACAAAGAATAAAGTGCTAATGATGGTAAAAGGTAAAAGCAGGAGAATTGTACGTGGAATGATGGGAAACAAAATTGATGAACAAGACTACAACCCTAGCAAAGATCTACCAAATCAACTAAGTTCAACGGTAGGAAAGTTTTGCTAGAAATGAGCAAGTTCAACCTAGAGTGGGGTAGTTGCTACCAAATCAACCAAGTTCAACGGTAGGGAAGCTTACTAGAAATGAGCAAGTTCGACCTAGAGTGGGGTAGTCGCTCGGCGCTGCGATCGAATCAATAGTCCCTCCCTCCCAGCGATTGCCCCACCGAATCAAGACCGATAACCAATACAAATCCACACGACCCGAATCGGAATTGTACACATCGGGAGGGTTGAGAAATCCGCACCAAGTTGCCGGAACGAATCGAACCCAGCTCTGCAACTTCGATCGGACGGAGGAGTCGGAGGGGATGGGGAAACCGCGACGGCGCGATCAAACCTGAGATTATTTTCTCCCCCCTATTTAAAAGGGGAGGAACAAAAGGGGGCACGTATTTAAAAGGGGAGGAACAAAGGGGGCACGGTTTTCTACTCCTGGACCCTCTCGTCAGTGTCTCATGTCGTTCGCATTCGGTCCTAACAGGTAGGGTCCCTCGTTATCCATGTGGGGCCTAGGGTTCAGTTAGAGTTAACTCTGAGTTCAACTAAGTGGGAGATTTTTTCAAAAGATTTAGTAGTGGGGTAAAGTGAAAGGTAAAATTAGCTGGACACTGTTAAAACGAGGATTTTGCCTTGAGCCATCATAAAAATTATCTTTGACAAAATACACTATAAATCTGTGGTAATTAGGTGTAGGACACTACACCTattattatatttattttttgtAGAAAGCCACGTGAAATGATGATTCTACCCTCACCCCTTTCTCTATCTCATGGCTGGACTTAAATCAACTTCAAATCTTGAAGCCCCGATGTCCGGGACAACTATATATCGCCCGTGCTATGATTCGCAGATCCATCGCCTGAAGAATGTTCGCGTGGCCCAATGTGAATAGACCTAATAAACATTTAACAGCATCTTTGATGTGTCGTGTATTGGGCTTGGATGGTGCACTATTTCTATACGGTAGAGTTTAGACAGCAGACTTTCCTTTTTCATGCTGCACGCAGACTTTAATTCTCTTTCCTTGTGTATGAGTGTATGTGCATATGAATCGGTTACCAGCAGCACGCAACAGGCGTATTCATGCAAAGAGCTCTACCTTATCTtctctttattttattatttatttatttccTTCCGCATGCATGCAAGGGTTTATACTTATCTtctctttattttattatttatttatttccAACGGCATGCATGCAAGACGTTGTACCTTATCTTCTCATTATTTTGTTGTTCATCAATTTTCTTTCTattgttttcttcttatttcTAATGCTCCAATAAAAATTTCTTTGCTAGTATATAATttatcttccttttcttctcgtttattCTATTTTATCTCTATTTTATTTCTTTGTTTTAAATGCACTAATAATTGATGTATTTTTCTAATATAATTTTTCTATTACTTCTTATCTAATATTGTTCTTTTATTCTTTAATTTTTTATTCCATCTTTTTTCCTATCCTTTATCTacctattttattttttatatttttcataTTCTTCTGCTACAATTTATCCGTTTATTTTTTATagatagaaatattttattttgtatTCATAATATAATTATTCAAGGTGTAATTTATTTATTCATTTTGCAGATTAAATTGTTCGGTTATATTAACTCATTTGTTCATGATATTTATTTTCTATTATTTAGTCTATACAATCAAATGTTCGCGATGTTTAATATTTTGTTCATTGTACATTATTATTTATTCAATAATTTGTTCGTTATGTTtactttttttaaaaataattatttatCCGTGTTGTTAAAATATTTGTGCGAGTATCCGGAATTAGTTATTTAGTATTaaagaatttttttaaaaaatatgatGCAAACATAGGAAAGTGTGAAGATATTATTATAAGAAAGATAATGGTGcaattcaaatttaatttagatGCTCAGTTTAATATTTATAGTTTTTCTAATTTCAACGTCACGAAAGCTGTTTTCTTTTACATCTACAGAATCTTTTCTCTTTAGCTAAAATTATCGGATCATATTATGCGCAAACATTCTCCAATTAGGCCGACGACGGCCCATCTAATATGTGCTTCCCATAATTATCACTGAAGCGATATATAGACTCAACCCCCCAAATCGAATCCAGATCCTGGCTCCGGCGACCCGTCCCCGGCGGCCGCCCCTCTCCCGCTCCGGCGACCCCTCCCCGACCGCAGAGGGCTGCGCCCGTCCGCGGGGCAGAGCCGAGTTGTTCGCCTGTGCGCGGCGCCGGCACCGCTGCTGGTAGGCCAGCGGCGACCGCTCCCGAAGGAGGATTTGTGCGCGTGCTGATCAAAGACAACGTGGACATGATAGAGCGGAACAAAGACGAGGAGACGAAGCGGTTCCTAAATCCTGAAAACATCCACTTCGACTTTGGCGTGCTGGTCCGGATCAAGGAGTGCATAGTGGACCTGTCCATGGAGCATTGGAACTAGCCTTGAAGGTACTCAGTGGCGGAGGGCCCAGTGTGGCGAGATGTGGCGCTCGCCATACCTCGGTCCGGCCCAGCCCAACTAAAGAAAAAGCTAACCCTATCCCCAGTTCCCCACACTCCAGGTCTGCTGCCGagtccgcacgccgccgcccccgcacgccgctcgcccgccggcgccgcctcccgccgcccgcgtgccgccgcccgccgcccgcaggccgcagccccgcccccgcccgcccgccgcccgcagccccgcgcgccgccggccgccgccgcagccccgcgcccccgccccgcgcccccgccccgcgcccccgcccccgcccccgccccgcccgcaggccgcagccccgccccggcccgcccgccgcccgccgcccgcagccccgccccCGCCTGCCCGCCTCCCGCAGCCCCGCCccggcccgcccgccgcccgcagccccgccaCACCTAAAATTTTCGGCGTCCTCCGCCACTGAAGGTACTTGTACATGTCACCAACATCAACCAGAACATACCTAGCTCTGCATCTGCACAGACAAATTCATGGGGCTCTCACTTCACTCTCAGGAGAGCAAGGATGGCAGGGAGACGAGCGCAAGTCGCCAGGTGCTCCGCAGGCCGCAGTGGCGTCGAGGATTCTGTGGCCGGCGGCACCTGCTGCTGGTAGGAGTAAGGGTATACTTGGCATTTACAAGTGTGTTGATACCTTCTTTATGAAGATATATTAATATATAGGTTATAGTGTCCAGGTATAAATTGACACTGAATTGAGGGGTCTATTGGCAAATACTTCTTTTTCAGTGTCCAACAGCTAATTTGTGAAAAGTAATCATGGCGGCGGAGGCAGCGACCGCTGGCGACTGCCGCAGGAGGagccgcgctccagcgggtGGCACCGCTGCCGGAAACGATGATGGCGAGGAGCAGCATCTCAACCCCTTCCTCGACGCAGCTCCATCCGCCTCCTCGAGGGTCCAGTTCAGGTGAGTGCTTTTCTTGCGGTTGCTCTGCATGAGCAGTTTGTATTGGCTCTGCATAAGTGTGGCTCCCCGCTCGATGTGTTCTACAACTGCGGGCGCAGGAATGTGGCCTCACGCGCGCGGTGGGTGGAAGAGGCCGGTGCCGCAGAGGTGGTGGAGAGCAAGGGCAAGCTGTGGCTGACCACCGGCGTCACCCGGGGCGGCAAGCTGTGCTACAACGTCGAGGAGATAGGGTACGCCACCTGTTCGATGAAATACCGTAGCTGTGCAGCATAATCAGATTTCTTGTGGTATTTGATTGTACTGGCCCTTTAGTCATGGTGCGCTTTGCATCCAGCACGCCAAGCTTATCCTTCGCTGCTTGAACGTCTGAGCCATTTGTTAATAGATTATGCATGAATTTCCATGTCATTGTTTTTCATTTTCAAGTATTTGAGTTTCTGATGAAGCTATGCAGGTTCTTGGTTGAAAGGGGTGCCTTGATTTTTCTCAATGACAAGGATGAAACGATAGGAACAGAAGCCATTTATGAAAAGATTGCTGGAAGAAAATATGGGTGTTCCTGGGATGCCTTCCAAGCTTATAAGCACTTGAAATCGCTTGGTTATATTGTTGGACGATATGGTGTCCCCTGGACGATGAAGAATAGCGGTACTTGTGATACTACTGTTCCTCCCAGTGTGGTGCACACTGATCAGAGCTTCAATAGAGTTGACGGCACCTGCAGTAACATAACCAAATTGCTGAAGGAAATGCACATTGATGAGATATCTCCATCCTTTGAAGTGTATTTGCCTAACAGCAAATTTAAAAAATCATCCCCAGGCGCCCCTAGTTTCCTCTTATGTCTGTTAAGGTAATGTTCCTTTTATCCAGTTGATTACAGTTTCATGTTCAAACAATGTCTAAGTGGACTCTCACTTAATCCTCATTGTGACTGTTTTATTGCAACTTATCTCATTTTATTTCCATTGTCaccaaattttatcctgaagaTAGGATAATAGCTGATTCTGGTCATGCATTAGGCTAAGAGTCTGTGCAAATTTATAAAGTGCAGATACTGTTACGAAAGTAAAGAAAAAAAGATGCCAAGATGACTTTTGGTTATAGCATATGAATAAAATTTATTACGTAATAGGGTTGCTCTCATATACTTTGTTGATCAATGTTTGTATCAGACTATCACAACTTTGACTGGTTGACTTAAAGTCCTAAAAGAAGACATTGACATTGTTTTTCAATCTGGTGCAGGAATAAGCCCCCCTCAAGGATTGAATTGGAAATGGTGGAAAACAATTTTGGGGGTATTCCTCTCAAGTATTGACATGTGGATAATGGGCGGGTCAGCTTTCTTTCATTCGACAAAGTTACTCTTCCAAGATTGCCCTGATGGATGATGTGTAGCAGGCATATTTGTTAGCGCTCCTTGTTGTCACCGATCTTGTAATTTACATAGAAATAGCGAGATCTTCATTCTGTGAGATCTTTGCCTCACCAATTATTCTTGTTTGAAGCATGGTtagttttgtttttgttttgttAGATTACTGACTGCCTGATACTACATGAGATGTTCCATCTTGAGCTGAATGGGTCTTGTTGAGATACTGATTTATACCTGATACTACATGAGATGTTCCATCTTGAGCTGAATGGGTCTTGTTGAGATActgatttatatatatattctaTGGACTCTGTGAACCACAATTTTCTTGCACAGGCCATCACAAAAACAACCGCTGTGCTACGTGATTAATGATTAGGCACTTGCACAACTCCAGAGTCATGTGCTCTAGGCCGAAGTCCCAAATTGACATGAGAGTTTAAAATTGAGACTACGCAAGTAAAGCACATAATCACGTAAAGAATATAGATAAGTAAACAAGAAATATGCTCGTTTGGAGAAAACTTTCAATTATATGAAATTGTGCTACAGAACATTGACATAAAACATGGATATCTCCCAAATACACAAACTCTACAAAAATAATCTTGGAGCTCATTGTAAATTTGGTTAAGAAACAATAAAAACGGCCTGCTTCAGAAACTCTAAGTTAATAGTGATCCCTTCTACAGTACAAATCGTTTCAGGTTTTGCTGTATCTTGAAGCTGCATTATCATTTTCGTAGCCGTTGTTCTTCCCCTTGATGAAGAAGAGGGAATTTCCACACACATTAAAGGATGGACTTTTCTGCGTACTCAGAATCAGCAATTTGCTCTAGAGTCCAGATTCTACAGAGGTCTGTGAAATCATGTCTAGTCTTTGCTTCTTGTTTACTTCTGATGATTTTGTTTCTGAGGCTGCACCAAGAACCTTTGGATTTTCAACAGCAACGAACGCTACTCTCTTCCTAGTCTCATGCTTGAGGTTCAGGTGTGGAACTGAATGTATACGAGTACTAAGGGTGTCAGGAACTGAACATGCACCACTTTCATTTTCCAGTTGCCTCCCACTTTGAGAACCTCCAGCATCACTGCAATGGTTCATTTTATCTGGTTGctcagccgcagcagcacctgCCTGTTTGGCTGTCTGGTTTGTTTCTTCAAAGTTTGGTGTATCTGAAAAAATGGCCACAAATATCAATGGAGGTAACAAGAATGCTTTTGTAGTTAGACACCATACAATGATAAAAAAGAATGGACCCTGTTCAATGGAACACATAACAAACAATTTGGTAATATACCTTTCGTTTGGTTCCCTAAATAACAATTGACTTTCAAACTAACGGTAACCTAAAAGGTAATTTACAATTACATCAAGGACTAATCAAGTGTTGCACCATAGCTGTAAGCCTGTAATACACAAAACATGATGTATTGAAAACCAGGACCTTGTTGGTTATCATTCAGCTAGGCTATATCTGACGTTAATATTCTGACACATGTCAGGCATGGTATCTGCCATATACCATAAATCATGCCAACATGTTCAATGGTTACGGTTTACCAACAATTAATTCTAATGTAACATACTTTCAAAGATTGATGGATAACCCAAAAAGGCAGTCTCAAGTGCCTTAGTAGCTAGCATGGGAACAAGAAGCATAATAATGTTATCATTAAATAATTCAATTCTGTACATTTGATTAGAGGTATGTTCTTCAAAATGTATTACTACTAAGTTGCTTGAAGTTCATTCCAACTCGGTGCCTATTCAGTAAGCAATGCATCATGTCAACtaattcagaaaaatgcaacTAAGAATTGAGGATCTTCATATATTTATCATGAAGAGTAGAAGATAAAGCATTTCAACCTTCACTAATGAGTGCAAGCGTCTCATACTGGATTGAAGATTCAGGACCAAAGGACTTCTGATCCTCAACTTGGGTTTCCTGACAGCTACCTTTCATCTTTTCATGCAAAACAAATTTATCTTTCACCCATACACAATCCAGAATTGTGCAGGCATCATTCATAGAGGGGTAGTACTCTCTGAAAGCCTGTGGAAATAACCAAAAGAAAATGAGGCAAAGTTATTCATTGAAATCATTATATCTTCTAGAAAGTTCAGATTGTGCGAGAAGTGAAAACACAGTCTTATACAGTACATTCCATGATATATAAAATAACAGTATTGCTGGTGTGGAAGCAAAACCCACCTGCACTCCACCAATGCTAATCTTAACAGCCTGCTTCCTATCAGTAAGATCTGTAACCTTATTATATAATGATACAACATCAAGTAACATCTGTGAAACAAGTACCAGAGGGTCAGAGTCTACAGCAAAAACTCTGttgggaaaagagaaagaataACAATATCAGCCAGCATGTGATTCCAAAGTGAAATTTCTTAACTTATTAGGACGGTGTATGCCAGAAATTTATTACAGTATTTTCCTGATACAATCTTAGTCATGCCTGTGGATTGTAACCCTCACCTGTTGGACCAGGACCCTTATTCGTGCAAGCAAAGAAAGCACTGCTGTACAAAGATCAATGAAGAATGATCTAGTAAGTAAAAATGTTATCTGACTGTAATGTAGGTTAAGGAACTTTGGATATCTTTCAACCATAGAGATATGGTAGGAAGTTATATCTGCTTCCTTTTACAAGGCTAATCCTCAATGGTAAGACATGACTCACTTATAGCCTAGTACAAGTGGACAACTGGTTCTATTAGGGGTTATAAGAAACTAAAAGGGACatgagaaaagaaaacaaaGGATACATTGCTGCCTTCATAATAGGTTCAGCCATCTGCAAAGGACAGATAAATTTTTGGCTGAGATTTGATAATTGATATGATACGAAGTTGGGTAGAGTATGAAATCTCACTTCCAGGCTACAGCGTCAATGCTCGGAAACACAAAACACACCTGGGATAACAAGCGGGCAACACCCAAAAGCCTCTCATGATGGCTGTGGTTTGCACCAGGTTTCTTCTTAGTCTGCCTACATCAGAATCCAGAAAAAGGCTAAGTAACAACCCGAGGAATTTGTAAGGAGCGCAAATGCAATAGCAGACTGACTTGGTCGGGACGAGGACCGTGTTGGCCGGCTTGCGGCATGCGAGGACGGGGAACACGGCGTTGAGGACCTCGGCGAGCCCGGCGCCAAGCAGCAGCTTCAGGTCCCTCCTCACCTGCGCGCACAGACACACGTGGACTCGTGTCATCACCGAGCGACTCGCCAGCCGAGATGGGGGTTATCCGGGAGGATGTGGAGATGCGGCGCTCACCTTGAGGAGGTACTGAAAGTAGGCGGCGCCGCGGTGCTGGTTCCGGTGCTTGTACACCAGGCGCTCGAGCACCCCCGCCTCCGCCTGCAGGTGACGCAGCGCCGCCCGAAGCCGCTGCTCCTCGTCTCCCTCCGCCGTAGAACCCGCCtccggccgcggccgctgcgACATGGCCGACGGCGTGTGAGaacgcggtggcggcggctgtCCGTCCGGTCCGGTGTTGTTCCTGTCTCTTGAACCGATTTGGGCCTGGGCGGGCGAGGCGCGGCCAGATGGGCCGCGAGTCCAATCCAGCTAGAGTTCGAGGACTCGATGGGACTGGACTACGACGCAAGAGGATGAGGATGTACAGGTCAAATACAACGGATGAATGGAATTTCCTCAAAGAGGAGATGAACGGAATTTCTGAATTGAGAAATTTGTAGAATTCTTCTGTCTTGTAAGAATATTTCGCACAAAACTCTTGCATTTTAAATATTACTACATAAGTAGCCTCATGACCTGGTATTTTGCAGATATTTGTAGCATGCGATTTGCCGTCTTTGCAAGTTACCAACTTGCACAATCACACACGGTTCCATACGCCGCCGCAATCTGCCTAAAGATTGGAGTAACGTGCGATCGCCATCAGTGACTGCATGCTCGAGCTTGAATTCTCGAAAGCTCATGTCCAGAGATTTTACTTAGAGTAGCAGCTCTGCACTCAGAAGCCTGGCAGCAGCCTGCCACTAGTGCTGTCTTCAGCAGCGATGTATGCAAGCAGAAAGCCGAAAGCCTTCTTTCGTGTTTCCTGCAGAACAGATCTCTTGGAAACTGGAATCACGCCGAGCAGATCTTGGCGGCCGCCAAGTCGATCTCTGAGATGTGCACGCAACGCCGCCCAAATGGAGAGGGGTCGCGCCCCAGTATCAAGGGGAAAAGCCAAGAGGAACACCTCCATTCCTCACCGCTTTGAGTATTCGGAGGCGCCATCTTTTCTCTGAACTGTGTTTGGACCGTAGTCCGAAGAACACGCGGGGTAGCCATCGTCTGCAGCAGCGTGTGATGGCATCTTCGACGAAGTGCTCCAGCTTTCCAGGCCTATGTATGTCATGAGCATTGTTCTGAAAGGAAGACCTTTCCTTCCTTGTATCGCAAACCGGGAGTTTTTCAGTCTTCTGTGGGAACTGCACGGCGACAACGACTGCAGGCCAGGACGTGCCGGCCATCGCAATCctttttttcccttctgttgAGGTACGGGAACGTAGTTTCCAAAACTCTTTGATTAGCGCGTCCATTAAGAAAAGGATTTGCTCGCGCTGCTGCAGTAGTACTGGTGTAGTAAACACCAATCCAATTCATCCCAAGTATGGGTTCCCAACGTTCTTAGAAGTAGAACGCATGGAAGGGGCGCAGGCGGAGATCGATCGGATGCGTGGAGGGGAGACATGGTGGGGGTGGCAGCGTGGATGCAAGGATCGAACTGTATCTGCAGAGGGCGACGCTTTGCTTCCCTGCACACGGGGGCGATCTCCATCTGAACGCTGTGAGTGATGGAGTAGTGATGGGCCATGGGGATCTGTGGAGTCCCCATGCAGCATCCAGATGGGCAAGCAGCTCAACCACCCATCTAGCCAGGGGCATAACGCGGCTTCCCTTAAGAGCAGATGAATGGAATTTCTGAATTGAGAAATTTGTAGAATTCTTCTGTCTTGTAAGAATATTTCGTACAAAATTCTTGCATTTTAAATATTACTACATAAGTAGCCTCGTGACCTGGTATTTTGCAGATATTTGTAGCATGCGATTTGCCATCTTTGCAAGTTACCAACTTGCACAATCACACACGGTTCCATACGCCGCCGCAATCTGCCTAAAGATTGGAGTAACGTGCGACGGCCATCAGTGACTGCACGCTCGAGCTCGAAAGCTCATGTCCAGAGATTTTACTTGGAGTAGCAGCTCTGCACTCAGAAGCCTGGCAGCAGCCTGCCACTGGTGACTGGTGCTGTCTTCAACAGCGATGTACGCAAGCAGAAAGCCGAAAGCCTTCTTTCGTGTTTCCTGCAGAACAGATCTCTTGGAAACTGGAATCACGCCGAGCAGATCTTAGCGGCCGCCAAGTTGATCTCCGAGATGTGCACGCAGCGCCGCCCAAATGGAGAGGGGTCGCGCCCCAGTATCAAGGGGAAAAGCCAAGAGGAACACCTCCATTCCTCACCGCTTTGAGTATTCGGAGGCGCCATCTTTTCTCTGAACTGTGTTTGGACCGTAGTCCGAAGAACACGCGGGGTAGCCATCGTCTGCAGCAGCGTGTGATGGCATCTTCGACGAAGTGCTCCAGCTTTCCAGGCCTATGTATGTCATGAGCATTGTTCTGAAAGGAAGACCTTTCCTTCCTTGTATCGCAAACCGGGAGTTTTTCAGTCTTCTGTGGGAACTGCACGGCGACAACGACTGCAGGCCAGGTCGTGCCGGCCATCGCAAtccttttttttcccttctgttgAGGTACGCGAACGTAGTTTCCAAAACTCTTTGATTAGCGCGTCCATTAAGAAAAGGATTTGCTCGCGCTGCTGCAGTAGTACTGGTGTAGTAAACACCAATCCAATTCATCCCAAGTATGGAGATCGATCGGATGCGTGGAGGGGAGACATGGTGGGGGTGGCGGCGTGGATGCAAGGATCGAACTGTATCTGCAGAGGGCGACGCTTTGCTTCCCTGCACACGGGGGCGATCTCCATCTGAACGCTGTGAGTGATGGAGTTGTGATGGGCCATGGGGATCTCTGGAGCCCCCATGCAGCAGCCAGATGGGCAAGCAGCTCAACCACCCATCTAGCTAGGGGCATAACGCGGCTTCCCTTAAGAGCATATGAATGGAATTTCTGAATTGAGAAATTTGTAGAATTCTTCTGTCTTGTAAGAATATTTCGTACAAAATTCTTGCATTTTAAATATTACTACATAAGTAGCCTCGTGACCTGGTATTTTGCAAATATTTGTAGCATGCGATTTGCCGTCTCTGCAAGTTACCAACTTGCACAATCACACACGGTTCCATACGCCGCCGCAATCTGCCTAAAGATTGGAGTAACGTGCGATCGCCATCAGTGACTGCACACTCGAGCTCGAATTCTCGAAAGCTCATGTCCAGATATTTTACTTGGAGTAGCAGCTCTGCACTCAGAAGCCTGGCAGCAGCCTGCCACTGGTGACTGGTGCTATCTTCAGCAGCGATGTACGCAAGCAGAAAGCCGAAAGCCTTCTTTCGTGTTTCCTGCAGAACAGATCTCTTGGAAACTGGAATCACGCCGAGCAGATCTTGGCGGCCGCCAAGTCGATCTCCGAGATGTGCACGCAGCGCCGCCCAAATGGAGAGGGGTCGCGCCCCAGTATCAAGGGGAAAAGCCAAGAGGAACACCTCCATTCCTCACCGCTTTGAGTATTCGGAGGCGCCATCTTTTCTCTGAACTGTGTTTGGACCGTAGTCCGAAGAACACGCGGGGTAGCCATCGTCTGCAGCAGCGTGTGATGGCATCTTCGACGAAGTGCTCCAGCTTTCCAGGCCTATGTATGTCATGAGCATTGTTCTCAAAGGAAGACCTTTCCTTCCTTGTATCGCAAACCGGGAGTTTTTCAGTCTTCTGTGGGAACTGCACGGCGACAACGACTGCAGGCCAGGTCGTGCCGGCCATCGCAAtccttttttttcccttctgttgAGGTACGGGAACGTAGTTTCCAAAACTCTTTGATTAGCGCGTCCATTAAGAAAAGGATTTGCTCGCGCTGCTGCAGTAGTACTGGTGTAGTAAACACCAATCCAATTCATCCCAAGTATGGGTTCCCAACGTTCTTAGAAGTAGAACGCATGGAAGGGGCGCAGGCGGAGATCGATCGGATGCGTGGAGGGGAGACATGGTGGGGGTGGCGGCGTGGATGCAAGGATCGAACTGTATCTGCAGAGGGCGACGCTTTGCTTCCCTGCACACGGGGGCGATCTCCATCTGAACGCTGTGAGTGATGGAGTAGTGATGAGCCATGGGGATCTCTGGAGCCCCCATGCAGCAGCCAGATGGGCAAGCAGTTCAACCACCCATCTAGCCAGGGGCATAAGGCGGCTTCCCTTAAGAGCAGATGAATGGAATTTCTGAATTGAGAAATTTGTAGAATTCTTCTGTCTTGTAAGAATATTTCGTACAAAATTCTTACATTTTAAATATTACTACATAAGTAGCCTCGTGACCTGGTATTTTGCAGATATTTGTAGCATGCGATTTGCCGTCTTTGCAAGTTACCAACTTGCACAATCACACACGGTTCCATACGCCGCCGCAATCTGCCTAAAGATTGAAGTAACGTGCGACAGCCATCAGTGACTGCACGCTCGAGCTCGAAAGCTCATGTCCAGAGATTTTACTTGGAGTAGCAGCTCTGCACTCAGAAGCCTGGCAGCAGGCTGCCACTGGTGACTGGTGCTGTCTTCAGCAGCGATGTACGCAAGCAGAAAGCCGAAAGTCTTCTTTCATATTTTCTTATAAAACCCCCTCCCACAGAAACCCGAAAGCCATCTTTGATACTTCCCTATAAATCCTCCAACTCAGCAAACAGAAACCCGAAAGCCATCTTTGATACTTC is part of the Panicum hallii strain FIL2 chromosome 2, PHallii_v3.1, whole genome shotgun sequence genome and encodes:
- the LOC112880062 gene encoding uncharacterized protein LOC112880062 isoform X5 — its product is MSQRPRPEAGSTAEGDEEQRLRAALRHLQAEAGVLERLVYKHRNQHRGAAYFQYLLKVRRDLKLLLGAGLAEVLNAVFPVLACRKPANTVLVPTKQTKKKPGANHSHHERLLGVARLLSQMLLDVVSLYNKVTDLTDRKQAVKISIGGVQAFREYYPSMNDACTILDCVWVKDKFVLHEKMKGSCQETQVEDQKSFGPESSIQYETLALISEDTPNFEETNQTAKQAGAAAAEQPDKMNHCSDAGGSQSGRQLENESGACSVPDTLSTRIHSVPHLNLKHETRKRVAFVAVENPKVLGAASETKSSEVNKKQRLDMISQTSVESGL
- the LOC112881860 gene encoding uncharacterized protein LOC112881860 is translated as MGLSLHSQESKDGRETSASRQVLRRPQWRRGFCGRRHLLLVGVRCPVIMAAEAATAGDCRRRSRAPAGGTAAGNDDGEEQHLNPFLDAAPSASSRVQFRNVASRARWVEEAGAAEVVESKGKLWLTTGVTRGGKLCYNVEEIGFLVERGALIFLNDKDETIGTEAIYEKIAGRKYGCSWDAFQAYKHLKSLGYIVGRYGVPWTMKNSGTCDTTVPPSVVHTDQSFNRVDGTCSNITKLLKEMHIDEISPSFEVYLPNSKFKKSSPGAPSFLLCLLRNKPPSRIELEMVENNFGGIPLKY
- the LOC112880062 gene encoding uncharacterized protein LOC112880062 isoform X3, encoding MAAPKKTMRALQYDKYGGGAEGLKHVEVPVPSPKKGEVLLKLEAASINPIDWKIQKGMVRPFLPRKFPFVPVPSSPRTLAGLDSRPIWPRLARPGPNRFKRQEQHRTGRTAAATAFSHAVGHVAAAAAGGGFYGGGRRGAAASGGAASPAGGGGGARAPGVQAPEPAPRRRLLSVPPQGERRISTSSRITPISAGESLGDDTSPRVSVRAGEEGPEAAAWRRARRGPQRRVPRPRMPQAGQHGPRPDQTKKKPGANHSHHERLLGVARLLSQMLLDVVSLYNKVTDLTDRKQAVKISIGGVQAFREYYPSMNDACTILDCVWVKDKFVLHEKMKGSCQETQVEDQKSFGPESSIQYETLALISEDTPNFEETNQTAKQAGAAAAEQPDKMNHCSDAGGSQSGRQLENESGACSVPDTLSTRIHSVPHLNLKHETRKRVAFVAVENPKVLGAASETKSSEVNKKQRLDMISQTSVESGL
- the LOC112880062 gene encoding uncharacterized protein LOC112880062 isoform X4; translation: MSQRPRPEAGSTAEGDEEQRLRAALRHLQAEAGVLERLVYKHRNQHRGAAYFQYLLKVRRDLKLLLGAGLAEVLNAVFPVLACRKPANTVLVPTKQTKKKPGANHSHHERLLGVARLLSQMAEPIMKAAIQITFLLTRSFFIDLCTAVLSLLARIRVLVQQMLLDVVSLYNKVTDLTDRKQAVKISIGGVQAFREYYPSMNDACTILDCVWVKDKFVLHEKMKGSCQETQVEDQKSFGPESSIQYETLALISEDTPNFEETNQTAKQAGAAAAEQPDKMNHCSDAGGSQSGRQLENESGACSVPDTLSTRIHSVPHLNLKHETRKRVAFVAVENPKVLGAASETKSSEVNKKQRLDMISQTSVESGL
- the LOC112880062 gene encoding uncharacterized protein LOC112880062 isoform X1 → MAAPKKTMRALQYDKYGGGAEGLKHVEVPVPSPKKGEVLLKLEAASINPIDWKIQKGMVRPFLPRKFPFVPVPSSPRTLAGLDSRPIWPRLARPGPNRFKRQEQHRTGRTAAATAFSHAVGHVAAAAAGGGFYGGGRRGAAASGGAASPAGGGGGARAPGVQAPEPAPRRRLLSVPPQGERRISTSSRITPISAGESLGDDTSPRVSVRAGEEGPEAAAWRRARRGPQRRVPRPRMPQAGQHGPRPDQTKKKPGANHSHHERLLGVARLLSQMAEPIMKAAIQITFLLTRSFFIDLCTAVLSLLARIRVLVQQMLLDVVSLYNKVTDLTDRKQAVKISIGGVQAFREYYPSMNDACTILDCVWVKDKFVLHEKMKGSCQETQVEDQKSFGPESSIQYETLALISEDTPNFEETNQTAKQAGAAAAEQPDKMNHCSDAGGSQSGRQLENESGACSVPDTLSTRIHSVPHLNLKHETRKRVAFVAVENPKVLGAASETKSSEVNKKQRLDMISQTSVESGL
- the LOC112880062 gene encoding uncharacterized protein LOC112880062 isoform X2, which gives rise to MAAPKKTMRALQYDKYGGGAEGLKHVEVPVPSPKKGEVLLKLEAASINPIDWKIQKGMVRPFLPRKFPFVPVPSSPRTLAGLDSRPIWPRLARPGPNRFKRQEQHRTGRTAAATAFSHAVGHVAAAAAGGGFYGGGRRGAAASGGAASPAGGGGGARAPGVQAPEPAPRRRLLSVPPQGEEGPEAAAWRRARRGPQRRVPRPRMPQAGQHGPRPDQTKKKPGANHSHHERLLGVARLLSQMAEPIMKAAIQITFLLTRSFFIDLCTAVLSLLARIRVLVQQMLLDVVSLYNKVTDLTDRKQAVKISIGGVQAFREYYPSMNDACTILDCVWVKDKFVLHEKMKGSCQETQVEDQKSFGPESSIQYETLALISEDTPNFEETNQTAKQAGAAAAEQPDKMNHCSDAGGSQSGRQLENESGACSVPDTLSTRIHSVPHLNLKHETRKRVAFVAVENPKVLGAASETKSSEVNKKQRLDMISQTSVESGL